A DNA window from Sulfitobacter sp. BSw21498 contains the following coding sequences:
- a CDS encoding glutamine synthetase family protein translates to MSDWLEELPPAARAYLEGRRLDEVECIIPDIPGIARGKAVPATKFARQEYFHLPDSIFYQTITGEWGDAAGVDGFIEKDMILRPDISTATAAPWTGDWTLQVIHDAYDRDGNAVGYSPRNVLKRVVELYRAQGWEPVVAPEMEFFLVARNLDPAHEIKPMMGRSGRPAAARQAYSMTAVDEFGPVIDDIYDFAEAQGFEIDGITQEGGAGQLEINLIHGDPVRLADEVFYFKRLIREAALRHDCYATFMAKPIANEPGSAMHIHHSVLDATTGKNIFSDPEGGETEAFYHFIAGMQNHMPDALAVLAPYVNSYRRYVKDHAAPINLEWGRDNRTTGIRVPLSGPSSRRVENRLAGMDCNPYLGIAASLACGYLGMMEQKDPKPEFKGDAYDGDGDIPQVLGSALDLFEEATTLHEVLGPEFARVYAIVKRAEYEEFLHVISPWEREHLLMNV, encoded by the coding sequence ATGTCCGACTGGCTTGAAGAGCTTCCCCCCGCAGCACGTGCATATCTAGAGGGTCGACGGCTCGACGAAGTCGAATGTATCATCCCTGATATTCCCGGCATCGCACGCGGCAAGGCAGTGCCCGCGACGAAATTTGCGCGTCAGGAGTATTTTCACCTTCCCGACAGCATCTTCTACCAGACCATTACCGGCGAATGGGGCGATGCCGCCGGTGTTGACGGCTTCATCGAAAAAGACATGATCCTGCGCCCCGATATCTCGACCGCGACCGCCGCCCCCTGGACGGGTGACTGGACCTTGCAAGTCATTCATGACGCCTATGATCGCGATGGCAACGCTGTCGGCTATTCGCCACGCAATGTGCTAAAGCGGGTCGTCGAGCTGTATCGCGCGCAAGGCTGGGAACCCGTTGTGGCCCCCGAGATGGAATTCTTTCTGGTCGCCCGCAACCTTGACCCCGCCCACGAGATCAAGCCGATGATGGGCCGCTCGGGCCGGCCCGCCGCTGCGCGTCAGGCCTATTCCATGACCGCCGTGGACGAATTCGGCCCCGTGATCGACGACATCTATGATTTCGCAGAGGCGCAGGGCTTCGAGATTGACGGCATCACCCAAGAAGGCGGCGCGGGCCAGCTGGAGATCAACCTGATCCACGGCGACCCTGTGCGTCTGGCAGACGAAGTGTTCTATTTCAAACGTCTGATCCGCGAAGCCGCGCTGCGCCACGATTGCTATGCCACCTTCATGGCGAAACCCATCGCCAATGAACCCGGCAGCGCGATGCATATCCATCATTCGGTGCTGGACGCGACAACGGGCAAGAACATCTTCTCTGACCCGGAGGGTGGCGAAACGGAAGCGTTTTATCACTTTATCGCCGGTATGCAAAACCACATGCCCGACGCGCTGGCCGTCCTTGCACCCTATGTGAACAGCTATCGGCGCTACGTCAAAGACCACGCCGCGCCGATCAATCTGGAATGGGGCCGCGACAATCGCACCACGGGCATCCGCGTGCCCCTGTCCGGCCCGTCGTCGCGCCGCGTCGAGAACCGTCTGGCCGGGATGGACTGCAACCCCTACCTCGGCATCGCGGCGTCTCTGGCCTGCGGCTATCTAGGAATGATGGAACAGAAAGACCCCAAACCCGAATTCAAGGGTGATGCCTATGACGGCGACGGGGATATCCCGCAGGTTCTAGGGTCAGCACTTGATCTGTTCGAAGAGGCCACAACCTTGCACGAGGTGCTTGGGCCCGAGTTCGCCCGCGTCTATGCGATCGTGAAACGCGCCGAATACGAGGAATTCCTGCATGTCATTTCCCCGTGGGAACGCGAGCACCTGTTGATGAACGTCTAG
- a CDS encoding NAD(P)/FAD-dependent oxidoreductase, with amino-acid sequence MNLLYANDAPGRYPDSWYAATATSSTPYPTLKGDQRADVCIVGGGYTGLSAALHLAQAGRRVVLVEAQRVGFGASGRNGGQLGSGQRVEQDALEKMVGADAARRLWDLGEDAKALVKQLIATHDIDCHLKPGVAWTASTSADVDHLHAYAGFLQERYGYDQIELLDRDALRNVCASPAYAGGILDMGAAHLHPLNLALGLARAAAAAGVEIYERSAVHHIAEGDPAIVQTDGGRVTADHVILACNGYLGGLNRKVAAKVMPINNFIVATEPLGDRTKEVLPRDVAVADSKFVVNYFRLSHDGRLLFGGGESYGYRFPSDVAAKARKPMSQVFPALRDVKIDYAWGGTLAITMKRLPFLARVAPNILSASGYSGHGVGTAIHAGQLMARAIEGDGDGFDTMSALPTPSFPGGGALRSPLLALAMTWFSLRDRLGI; translated from the coding sequence ATGAATCTGCTATATGCAAATGACGCGCCGGGGCGTTACCCCGACAGCTGGTACGCTGCGACCGCGACCTCCAGCACACCCTACCCAACCCTAAAGGGGGACCAGCGCGCCGATGTCTGCATCGTGGGTGGCGGCTATACCGGACTGTCCGCCGCCTTGCATCTGGCACAAGCGGGGCGCCGCGTGGTGCTGGTCGAAGCGCAGCGTGTGGGCTTTGGCGCATCGGGCCGCAACGGCGGTCAGCTGGGCAGCGGGCAGCGGGTGGAACAAGACGCCTTGGAAAAGATGGTCGGTGCTGACGCCGCCCGCCGTCTGTGGGACCTGGGCGAAGACGCCAAGGCGCTGGTCAAGCAGCTGATCGCAACCCATGACATCGACTGCCACCTCAAGCCCGGTGTGGCCTGGACCGCCAGCACGTCGGCGGATGTGGATCACCTGCACGCCTACGCCGGCTTTCTGCAAGAACGCTATGGCTACGACCAGATAGAGCTGTTGGACCGCGACGCCCTGCGTAACGTCTGCGCCTCGCCGGCCTATGCTGGCGGTATTCTGGATATGGGTGCCGCGCATCTGCATCCCCTGAACCTCGCCCTTGGACTGGCCCGTGCCGCGGCGGCCGCGGGGGTAGAGATCTATGAACGCAGCGCCGTGCACCATATCGCCGAAGGGGACCCTGCCATCGTGCAAACCGATGGCGGGCGGGTAACGGCCGATCATGTGATCCTTGCCTGCAACGGCTATCTTGGCGGGCTGAACCGCAAGGTTGCGGCCAAGGTGATGCCGATCAACAACTTTATCGTCGCCACCGAACCCTTGGGGGATCGCACAAAGGAAGTGTTGCCCCGTGACGTCGCCGTGGCCGATAGCAAATTCGTGGTGAATTATTTCCGGCTTAGCCATGACGGGCGGCTGCTGTTTGGCGGCGGCGAAAGCTATGGCTACCGGTTCCCCAGTGATGTCGCGGCCAAAGCCCGCAAGCCCATGAGCCAAGTTTTCCCCGCTCTGCGCGACGTAAAAATCGATTACGCTTGGGGCGGCACGCTGGCGATCACCATGAAGCGTCTGCCGTTTCTCGCACGTGTTGCGCCGAATATCTTGTCGGCCTCGGGCTATTCCGGCCACGGCGTCGGCACGGCGATCCACGCAGGCCAGCTGATGGCACGTGCAATTGAAGGCGACGGCGATGGCTTTGACACCATGAGCGCCCTGCCCACCCCCAGCTTCCCCGGCGGCGGAGCCTTGCGCAGTCCGCTGCTTGCGCTGGCAATGACCTGGTTCAGCTTGCGCGATCGGCTGGGGATCTAG
- a CDS encoding DegT/DnrJ/EryC1/StrS family aminotransferase, which yields MTLPDMHSAEAIPDSARAEIEQLLQSGDLFRYTAAADAPVSLLEAEFAQMMGSRYALAVSSCSAALFLSLLALDLPPNAKVLIPGFTFAAVPSAVIHANYTPVLCEVGANYRIDMKDFAAKLPTVDAVIISHMRGHTSDMDAIMRLCDSAEIPVIEDAAHSLGTLWHDRKIGTIGKIGCFSFQSYKMVNAGEGGILITDDANLAARAIIMSGAYEHNWKKHPGIADACARWQNQLPLYNLRLNNLSAVLVRAQLAELPRRVADGLRNHDYVAAKLNAVPQIDVPAPLPPETRAPDSIQFNLVGLDDAAIRGFADASAKAGVKVQVFGQSTDNARAFWNWQFIQDLPDLPQTRAMLMTACDVRLPVQLQTADLDAIVNVLLGALASVTKSAAA from the coding sequence ATGACCCTGCCCGACATGCACAGCGCCGAAGCCATTCCCGACTCTGCCCGCGCCGAGATAGAGCAGCTGTTGCAAAGCGGCGATCTGTTTCGCTACACCGCTGCTGCCGACGCGCCGGTCTCCCTGCTTGAGGCCGAGTTCGCGCAGATGATGGGCAGCCGCTATGCGCTGGCAGTATCTTCGTGCTCTGCCGCGCTGTTTTTGTCGTTGCTGGCGCTGGACCTGCCGCCGAACGCCAAGGTGCTGATCCCCGGCTTTACCTTTGCTGCCGTGCCCTCTGCCGTGATCCACGCCAATTATACGCCGGTGCTGTGCGAAGTCGGGGCGAACTACCGGATTGATATGAAAGATTTTGCCGCCAAGCTGCCGACGGTAGATGCGGTGATCATAAGCCACATGCGCGGGCATACCTCGGATATGGATGCGATCATGCGGCTGTGCGACTCTGCAGAAATACCCGTGATCGAAGACGCAGCTCATTCGCTTGGCACGCTGTGGCATGACCGCAAGATAGGGACCATCGGTAAAATCGGCTGCTTCTCGTTCCAGTCCTACAAGATGGTCAACGCGGGCGAAGGCGGTATCCTGATCACCGATGACGCCAATCTCGCGGCCCGTGCGATCATTATGTCGGGGGCGTACGAGCACAACTGGAAGAAACACCCCGGCATCGCTGACGCCTGTGCGCGGTGGCAGAACCAGCTGCCGCTTTACAATCTGCGGCTCAATAACCTGTCGGCTGTGTTGGTCCGCGCCCAACTGGCAGAACTGCCCCGCCGTGTGGCGGATGGCTTGCGCAACCACGACTATGTCGCGGCCAAGCTGAATGCCGTTCCACAGATCGACGTCCCCGCCCCGCTCCCCCCCGAGACCCGGGCACCGGATTCCATCCAGTTCAATCTGGTTGGCTTGGACGACGCCGCCATCCGCGGCTTTGCAGATGCCAGCGCCAAGGCGGGCGTCAAGGTCCAGGTCTTTGGTCAAAGCACCGACAATGCGCGCGCTTTCTGGAACTGGCAGTTCATTCAGGATTTGCCCGACCTGCCCCAGACCCGCGCCATGTTAATGACCGCCTGCGATGTGCGCCTGCCCGTGCAACTGCAAACCGCCGATCTGGATGCCATCGTCAATGTGCTGCTGGGGGCGCTGGCCTCGGTTACAAAATCCGCCGCGGCCTAA
- the phaR gene encoding polyhydroxyalkanoate synthesis repressor PhaR yields MTETVKPLLIKRYASRRLYNTETSDYVTLDDISGFIRDGREVKIVDLKSGDDLTRQYLLQIIAEHESRGESVLPVDVLNDLVRSYMSPDASVVPQFLKSSFDMLRDGQARVLENINTINPMSKMPGFEVMQAQQEAFMKAMTGNIPTPWNGMGGGDARPAKGGGQDESLDAIKQQLAELQEKLSKLK; encoded by the coding sequence GTGACCGAAACAGTCAAGCCCCTGCTTATCAAACGATATGCAAGCCGCCGCCTGTATAATACCGAAACCAGTGATTATGTCACTTTAGACGATATTTCGGGCTTTATCCGCGATGGCCGAGAGGTGAAGATTGTGGACCTGAAATCAGGCGACGATCTGACCCGCCAATACCTACTGCAAATTATCGCCGAACACGAAAGCCGCGGTGAATCCGTGCTGCCCGTGGATGTGCTGAACGATCTTGTCCGCAGCTATATGTCCCCCGATGCCAGTGTCGTGCCGCAGTTCCTGAAATCGTCGTTCGATATGCTGCGCGATGGTCAGGCACGGGTGCTCGAGAATATCAACACGATCAACCCGATGTCGAAAATGCCGGGCTTCGAGGTCATGCAGGCCCAGCAAGAGGCCTTTATGAAAGCGATGACAGGCAACATTCCGACGCCTTGGAATGGCATGGGGGGTGGTGATGCGCGCCCCGCTAAGGGGGGCGGTCAGGATGAAAGTCTTGATGCGATCAAACAGCAGCTGGCCGAGCTGCAAGAGAAACTGTCCAAGCTGAAGTAG
- a CDS encoding phasin, PhaP — protein MTKTPDFAAMMKDMMGAFPVDTSAMNDAFKTTATLNEKLSGVALSAAEKSAAISSKWTQDTLTKMSEMSKAKQEPADYAKAMTEFTSASAEVASEHMAAFAEIAKKVQMDTVELMMAAGKDMSEEATAAVKKATSDATAATKKATAK, from the coding sequence ATGACGAAGACACCAGATTTCGCCGCGATGATGAAAGACATGATGGGTGCATTCCCCGTTGACACATCCGCAATGAACGATGCGTTCAAAACCACCGCGACGCTGAACGAAAAGCTGTCCGGTGTGGCCTTGAGCGCCGCTGAGAAATCCGCAGCGATTTCCAGCAAATGGACTCAAGACACGCTGACAAAAATGTCGGAAATGTCGAAAGCCAAGCAAGAGCCTGCTGACTACGCCAAAGCAATGACCGAGTTCACCTCGGCCTCTGCCGAAGTTGCGTCCGAGCACATGGCCGCTTTCGCCGAGATCGCCAAGAAGGTCCAGATGGACACTGTTGAGCTGATGATGGCTGCTGGCAAAGACATGTCCGAAGAAGCAACGGCTGCTGTCAAAAAGGCAACTTCCGACGCGACAGCCGCGACAAAGAAAGCCACAGCGAAGTAA
- a CDS encoding PHA/PHB synthase family protein produces the protein MTIKTTKTDVESSKAQERMEENLRKVEALGARLSQIMVGRDTHQASLDGPNQELFTKAATSYWAEAVQNPAKMIEQQVSYWSKSVSHFVEAQQALAKGKLAAPEDTAPEDRRFANPLWKSHPYFNFVKQQYQINAEALGQAVENVADLAPHERKRLSYFSRQIVDLMSPTNFLATNPDALERAVATEGESLIRGLENLIADLEANNGELVVRLADDSAFELGRNIATTPGKVVFRSKLFELIQYSPSTEKVDATPIVIFPPWINKFYILDLKEQNSLVKWIVDQGYTLFMVSWVNPDKSYRDVGMGDYIEDGFVTAINEAKAITGQDNVHAVGYCIAGTTLALALSLMKQRGDTSVKSATFFTALTDFSDQGEFQPFLTDDFIDGIEAETQDKGMLPSLIMARTFSFLRSNDLVYGPAIKSYMLGDTPPAFDLLYWNGDGANLPQRMAMEYLRGLCQQNKLVDGGFDLLGHCLKLEDIDVPLMAVGCETDHIAPWKDSYRGVGLMGSADKTFVMTQSGHIAGIVNPPSKGKYGHYTNADVSLDHKDWLEGAAFHEGSWWPRWGAWLENQSDGKVDARIAGENGRETFGDAPGTYVARRARG, from the coding sequence ATGACAATAAAAACAACTAAGACCGACGTTGAGAGTTCCAAGGCACAGGAACGTATGGAGGAAAACCTGCGCAAGGTCGAAGCGCTGGGGGCTCGGCTGTCGCAGATCATGGTCGGCCGGGACACGCATCAGGCGAGTTTGGACGGCCCGAATCAGGAGCTGTTCACAAAGGCTGCGACGTCCTATTGGGCCGAAGCTGTGCAAAATCCGGCCAAGATGATCGAGCAGCAGGTGTCGTACTGGAGCAAATCTGTCAGCCACTTCGTCGAGGCGCAGCAGGCGCTGGCCAAAGGCAAGCTGGCAGCCCCTGAAGATACCGCGCCCGAGGACCGCCGCTTTGCCAACCCGTTGTGGAAATCGCACCCCTATTTCAATTTTGTCAAACAACAGTACCAGATCAACGCAGAGGCGCTTGGCCAAGCGGTCGAGAACGTCGCCGATCTGGCCCCGCACGAACGCAAACGCCTGAGCTACTTTAGCCGCCAGATCGTTGATCTGATGAGCCCGACAAATTTTCTGGCCACCAACCCCGATGCTTTGGAACGCGCCGTCGCCACAGAAGGCGAAAGCCTGATCCGCGGGCTTGAGAACCTGATCGCGGACCTGGAGGCCAACAACGGCGAGCTGGTCGTGCGGCTGGCGGATGACAGCGCGTTCGAGCTGGGCCGCAACATCGCCACAACCCCTGGCAAGGTCGTGTTCCGCAGCAAACTGTTCGAACTGATCCAGTATAGCCCCAGTACCGAAAAGGTGGACGCCACCCCCATCGTGATCTTTCCGCCGTGGATCAACAAATTCTACATTCTTGATCTGAAGGAGCAGAACAGTCTGGTCAAATGGATCGTGGATCAGGGCTATACGTTGTTCATGGTGTCATGGGTTAATCCCGACAAAAGCTATCGTGACGTCGGAATGGGCGACTATATCGAAGACGGCTTTGTGACCGCGATCAACGAGGCCAAGGCGATCACCGGTCAAGACAATGTGCATGCCGTGGGGTATTGCATTGCAGGCACGACACTGGCGCTGGCGCTGTCGCTGATGAAACAGCGGGGCGATACGTCGGTCAAATCCGCGACCTTCTTTACCGCGCTGACCGACTTTTCCGATCAGGGGGAGTTCCAGCCGTTCCTGACAGATGATTTTATTGACGGGATCGAGGCAGAGACCCAGGACAAAGGCATGCTGCCGTCGCTCATCATGGCGCGTACCTTTTCCTTTTTGCGGTCGAATGATCTGGTCTATGGACCTGCGATCAAGAGCTATATGCTGGGCGATACGCCGCCCGCCTTTGATCTGCTTTACTGGAACGGCGACGGGGCGAACCTGCCGCAGCGCATGGCGATGGAATATTTGCGGGGGCTTTGCCAACAGAACAAGCTGGTCGACGGCGGGTTCGACCTGCTGGGCCACTGTCTGAAGCTCGAAGACATTGACGTGCCGCTGATGGCGGTCGGCTGCGAGACGGACCACATCGCGCCGTGGAAAGACAGCTATCGCGGCGTGGGGCTGATGGGCAGCGCTGACAAGACATTTGTCATGACGCAGTCGGGGCACATCGCAGGCATCGTGAATCCGCCCAGCAAGGGCAAATACGGCCACTATACCAACGCTGATGTATCGCTGGATCACAAGGACTGGCTAGAGGGCGCGGCCTTCCATGAAGGGTCATGGTGGCCCCGCTGGGGGGCGTGGCTCGAGAATCAGTCCGACGGTAAGGTGGATGCACGTATTGCGGGTGAAAATGGCCGTGAGACGTTTGGCGATGCGCCCGGCACCTATGTGGCCCGCAGGGCAAGAGGTTGA
- the phaZ gene encoding polyhydroxyalkanoate depolymerase, protein MKYMASYDLMETMRNTNQWLGATALAMASYPAFAAVPNPALNWMAAWGEVTERSFSRMVVKPDWDIPPAVGADGLDHPVLIEKELEGPFGDLVHFVVQGRDTPKRKILLVAPMSGHYATLLRSTVISLIPDADLYITDWHNARDIPVSAGKFDVEDYTLRLVDYMRHLGPDVHVIAVCQPAPLTLAATAYLAEQDPKAQPSSLTLIGGPIDTAASPTEVTDFGHRVNMNQLQEMMIQQVGFQHQGVGRKVYPGLLQLNSFITMNAETHAKAFRDQIMRVAQGTAGDHDKHNKFYDEYLAVMDMPAEFYLSTVQRIFKDNEIGTNSFTIQGQPVDIGKITDVAVKTVEGTKDDISAPGQCVAALELCTGLPDDKKASHLEDGAGHYGIFAGKSWRENIRPLVLKFIDENQRTAKAAAPQAAAAPANVDKASVPAQKSTA, encoded by the coding sequence ATGAAGTATATGGCATCTTACGATTTAATGGAAACGATGAGAAACACCAATCAGTGGCTTGGCGCCACCGCGTTGGCGATGGCATCGTATCCCGCTTTTGCCGCTGTTCCGAACCCCGCGTTGAACTGGATGGCCGCTTGGGGCGAAGTAACCGAACGCAGCTTTTCGCGCATGGTGGTCAAACCTGATTGGGACATTCCGCCGGCTGTTGGTGCCGATGGTCTGGATCATCCCGTCCTGATTGAAAAAGAGCTTGAAGGTCCGTTTGGCGATCTGGTGCATTTTGTTGTGCAGGGCCGCGACACGCCCAAGCGCAAGATCCTGCTGGTCGCGCCCATGTCCGGCCACTATGCGACCCTGCTGCGATCCACCGTGATCAGCCTGATCCCCGATGCAGATTTGTACATCACCGACTGGCATAATGCCCGCGACATCCCTGTCAGCGCCGGCAAGTTCGACGTAGAGGATTATACCCTGCGGCTGGTCGACTATATGCGCCATCTGGGCCCCGACGTGCATGTGATCGCCGTCTGCCAGCCTGCGCCGCTGACCCTTGCCGCGACCGCCTATCTGGCCGAACAGGATCCCAAGGCACAGCCCAGCTCGCTCACGTTGATTGGCGGGCCGATCGATACCGCCGCCAGCCCCACAGAGGTGACGGATTTCGGCCACCGCGTGAACATGAACCAGCTGCAAGAAATGATGATCCAGCAGGTCGGCTTTCAGCACCAAGGCGTGGGCCGCAAGGTCTATCCCGGTCTGTTACAGCTGAACTCTTTCATCACGATGAACGCCGAAACCCACGCCAAAGCCTTCCGCGACCAGATCATGCGCGTCGCACAGGGGACGGCAGGCGACCACGACAAGCACAACAAGTTCTACGACGAATACCTCGCCGTGATGGACATGCCCGCCGAATTCTACCTGTCTACCGTGCAGCGGATCTTTAAGGACAATGAAATCGGCACCAACAGCTTCACGATCCAAGGCCAGCCCGTCGACATCGGCAAGATCACAGATGTTGCGGTGAAAACCGTCGAAGGCACCAAGGATGATATCTCGGCCCCTGGCCAATGTGTCGCCGCGCTGGAACTGTGCACCGGCCTGCCCGACGACAAAAAGGCCAGCCATCTTGAAGACGGCGCAGGGCACTATGGTATCTTCGCAGGCAAAAGCTGGCGCGAGAATATCCGCCCGCTGGTGCTGAAATTCATCGATGAAAACCAGCGCACGGCCAAGGCAGCGGCCCCCCAAGCAGCCGCCGCCCCAGCCAATGTCGACAAGGCCTCTGTCCCGGCCCAGAAGTCGACAGCATAA
- a CDS encoding DUF6151 family protein: MPAAPRDLPFACNCGTIKGTLRGMTPARGSHAQCHCIDCRAAEVYLNQPDPAPQAVQLFQTTPDRFDFDQGFDQLGVFSFGDKNLLRWYATCCGTPMFNTLRKPKLAFASIMTSALSDPAALGPIVGTGYIPTSSGKTRNEGLPRLIWGALSRAAAAKITGRWKTNPFIDPDTATPTRPVKIVPHDQRQAILDALR, encoded by the coding sequence ATGCCCGCCGCGCCGCGTGATCTGCCCTTTGCCTGCAACTGCGGGACCATCAAAGGGACCTTGCGCGGCATGACACCCGCACGCGGCAGCCATGCCCAGTGTCACTGTATCGATTGCCGCGCGGCCGAGGTGTACTTGAACCAACCCGACCCTGCGCCACAGGCGGTCCAACTGTTCCAAACCACGCCCGACCGGTTCGACTTTGATCAGGGGTTCGACCAGCTGGGCGTGTTTTCATTCGGCGATAAGAACCTGCTGCGCTGGTATGCGACCTGCTGCGGGACGCCAATGTTCAACACGCTGCGCAAGCCCAAGCTTGCCTTTGCCAGCATCATGACCAGCGCTCTGTCCGACCCTGCGGCGCTTGGGCCCATCGTTGGTACCGGATATATCCCCACATCGTCAGGCAAAACCCGCAACGAGGGACTGCCGCGGTTGATCTGGGGGGCGCTGTCGCGTGCTGCGGCGGCCAAGATAACGGGACGGTGGAAAACCAACCCCTTTATCGATCCCGATACCGCGACGCCCACCCGCCCTGTGAAGATCGTGCCGCACGACCAGCGCCAAGCCATCCTCGACGCCCTGCGTTAA
- a CDS encoding alpha/beta fold hydrolase: MADPLVLLPGLMSDARVFWPQIAELSAKTAVTVAPITQGERIEEIASGLLDQLPKRFALAGMGLGGAVALEILRRAPDRLSRLALIGASPLAEPPQAAAAREMLIVKVKSGRLADAMREELDPLWLAPGPNRAAILEIALDMADTLGPEVYIRQARALQRARDQQAVLRKCKVPTLVMCGEVGKQNPVKRHSFMAELLPYAILRVIEGAGHLPTLEQPEATTTAIKEWMKLPLVPA; this comes from the coding sequence ATGGCTGACCCTCTTGTTCTTCTGCCCGGCCTCATGTCTGACGCGCGGGTGTTCTGGCCGCAGATTGCCGAACTGTCGGCGAAAACCGCCGTCACCGTGGCCCCGATCACCCAAGGCGAACGGATCGAGGAAATCGCGTCCGGTCTGCTGGATCAATTGCCCAAACGGTTTGCGCTGGCAGGGATGGGGCTGGGCGGGGCGGTCGCGCTCGAGATCTTGCGCCGTGCGCCGGACCGTTTGTCACGGTTGGCGCTGATTGGGGCCAGTCCGCTGGCCGAACCACCCCAGGCCGCTGCGGCCCGCGAGATGCTGATCGTCAAGGTCAAGTCGGGGCGGCTGGCGGATGCGATGCGCGAAGAGCTGGACCCTCTGTGGCTGGCCCCCGGCCCGAACCGCGCGGCGATACTAGAGATCGCGCTGGATATGGCTGATACGCTGGGACCCGAGGTCTACATTCGTCAGGCCCGCGCCTTGCAGCGGGCGCGTGATCAGCAGGCTGTGCTGCGTAAATGCAAGGTGCCGACGCTGGTGATGTGTGGCGAGGTGGGCAAGCAGAACCCCGTCAAGCGCCATAGCTTTATGGCCGAACTGCTGCCCTATGCCATTTTGCGCGTGATCGAAGGGGCAGGGCATTTGCCCACGCTGGAGCAGCCAGAAGCAACGACCACAGCGATCAAGGAGTGGATGAAGCTGCCCTTGGTCCCTGCCTAG
- a CDS encoding alpha/beta fold hydrolase, whose protein sequence is MTAPKYLETPQGRRLAYHKTDGKGPCVVFLGGLKSDMMGTKAVFLEAWAIREGRAFLRFDYSGHGESSGVFTDGCIGDWAQDTRAAVEALTEGPILPVGSSMGGWQSLLLARALPSRIAGLVTIAAAPDFTEDGYWASFTDAQKQTLAEAGQVELPSDYMEPYIITRRMIEDGRTQLVLRDPLHLPFPTRFLQGTADTAVSVATAVRLLEHAQGPDMQLQLVKDADHRFSDDRCLALLLTAVEEVAALAA, encoded by the coding sequence ATGACTGCGCCCAAGTATCTGGAAACGCCCCAAGGGCGGCGGCTGGCTTACCACAAGACCGACGGAAAAGGCCCTTGCGTGGTGTTTCTGGGCGGTCTGAAATCTGACATGATGGGCACCAAGGCGGTGTTCCTCGAAGCCTGGGCAATACGCGAGGGGCGGGCCTTTTTGCGGTTTGATTATTCGGGGCACGGAGAATCCTCGGGTGTGTTTACCGACGGGTGCATTGGCGATTGGGCCCAAGACACGCGCGCGGCGGTAGAAGCGCTGACCGAGGGGCCGATCCTGCCGGTGGGGTCGTCCATGGGCGGCTGGCAGTCGCTGCTGTTGGCGCGCGCGCTGCCGTCGCGGATCGCGGGTCTGGTGACCATCGCTGCGGCCCCTGATTTTACCGAGGACGGCTATTGGGCCAGCTTTACCGATGCGCAAAAGCAAACCTTGGCCGAGGCGGGGCAGGTCGAATTGCCGTCAGACTATATGGAGCCTTACATCATCACCCGCCGCATGATCGAGGACGGGCGCACGCAGCTGGTCTTGCGCGATCCGCTGCATCTGCCGTTTCCCACGCGGTTCTTGCAGGGCACGGCAGACACCGCCGTCAGCGTTGCCACCGCTGTGCGGCTGCTGGAACATGCGCAGGGGCCTGACATGCAGTTGCAACTGGTCAAGGACGCGGATCACCGCTTTTCCGATGACAGGTGTCTTGCTTTGCTGTTGACTGCCGTCGAAGAGGTCGCTGCATTGGCGGCCTGA